TTAAAGTTATTCACAGTTACAATTAAATCCATAGCGCAATTATCCCCTAAATCGGTCAATGAACACAATAAAAGGAGCCGATGATTTGAGTCACGTCTGGACACAAAGTTTAAAATTCTTAGAGCAAGATCTAAATGAGCAGCAGTTTCATAGTTGGATTCGGCCACTTAAAGTGATCGAAGATGAGAGCGTTATTCGATTGCTAGCACCCACTCCATTTATTCTTGATTGGGTAAATCGCAAGCTGATGCCTAATATTCAACGAGCTGTTGCTCAGGTCGCGCCACAGGATACGCCACAGGTGAAACTGGAAATTGGTGATTATGATTTTGATGAGCCTGTGACTCAAACTATGCCAACGCCAATAGCGATCGCTCCGGCTCAACCAGCTGCTCAGCTGCGTGTTGATACCAATAAAAAAACGATCAAACATAAGCTGAACGTAAATTATATTTTTGATAATTTTGTTGAAGGTAAGGCCAACCAGTTGGCGGCGGCGGCGGCTCGTCAAGTCGCTGAAAATCCGGGTGGCAGTTATAACCCATTTTTTATTTACGGTGGTGTTGGCTTAGGTAAAACCCACTTAATGCATGCCATTGGAAATGCCTTGTTAGAGAAGAATCCCAACGCCCGTGTTGCCTACCTGCATTCGGAAAGTTTTGTGGCCGATATGGTTAATGCGCTGCGTCATAATAAAATTGAAGAATTTAAGCGGTTTTATCGCTCCTTGGATGCGTTATTGATTGACGATATTCAGTTTTTTGCCAACAAAGAACAATCGCAAGAAGAGTTTTTTCATACCTTCAACACCTTATTAGAAGGAAATAAGCAGGTTATCTTGACCTCGGATCGATTCCCCAAAGAGGTAGATGGTCTTGAAGATCGCCTTAAATCCCGCTTTGGTTGGGGGTTGACAATCGCGGTTGAGCCGCCGGAGTTTGAAATGCGTGTGGCGATTTTGATGAAAAAAGCGGCACAGGCCAATTATGCTCTACCTGAAGATGTCGCCTTTTTTGTTGCCAAGCGTCTGCGCGGTAACGTGCGTGAACTCGAAGGGGCATTAAAACGCATTGTGGCTTATGCCCAGTTTACTCAACAAACTATTACAGTTGAGTTGGTTAAAGAGGCGTTGAAAGATTTGTTGGCGTTACAGCAAAAAATGATTACTCTGGACAATATTCAAAAAACCGTTGCAGACTACTATAAATTGCGGGTAGCGGATTTGTTATCGAAACGACGTTCACGTAATATCGCTCGTCCAAGGCAGGTAGCTATGGCCTTAGCCAAAGAGTTAACTCACCATAGTTTGCCTGAAATAGGTGATGCATTTGGTGGTCGTGACCATACGACGGTGTTGCACGCTGTGCGAACCATCAAAAGTATGCGTGACACGGATCATGTGATCGATGAAGATTTTAGTAAACTAGTCAGAATTATTACCTCTTGAGGCGCTATCAATGAAACTAACTTTAAATCGCGAACAATTTTTAAAAGGCTTACAAACAGTCGCTGGCGTTGTAGAAAAGCGCCAAACTATGCCGGTTTTAGGCAATTTTCTGCTACAGATTAATGGTCAGCACCTCACCTTGACTGGCTCAGACTTAGAAATTGAAAGTCGCGCACAAGTGGTCATTGATCAGCTTGAGGGCGATGCCTTTGACATAACACTACCGGCACAAAAGCTATTAACGATTGTGCGCTCCTTACCTGAGGGGGTTAGTGTTAATCTCACTTTTGAAGCACAACGTTGTACGCTCACAGCAGGACGCTCCTCATTTAAATTATCGACTTTGCCCGCTGCAGACTACCCGCACTTGGATTTATCGCGGGTTGAGCTTGCCTTGCAAATGAGCCAAGCCCAATTAAAGCAAATGTTAGCGCAAACCAGTTTTGCTATGGCATCGCAAGATGTGCGTTTTTATTTAAATGGGATGCTGTTTGATGTCAGCCCACAGGCTTTGCGTTTAGTAGCAACGGATGGTCATCGTCTGTCAACCACCGCCTTAGAGGCCGACTTTGCAAGCTTAACACCCATGCAAGTGATTGTGCCGCGTAAGGGTATTGTTGAGCTTGGTAAATTACTACAAGCATCTGATGATTTAGTTGAGCTGGCTTTTGCGAAAAACTACCTTACTGTAAAGTTAGCCGACATAGTGTTTACTTGTAAGTTGATTGAAGGGCGTTATCCCGATTTTCGTCGAGTTATTCCGCAGAATAATGAAGTTGCCGTACAAACTGACCGAGAGTTGTTGCGTGCCATATTACAACGTGCGGCCATTTTGTCTAATGAACGCTTTAAAGGCGTAAGAATGGTTATTGATAACAACTTATTGACGGTTCATGCGCAAAATACCGAGCAAGATGAATCTAATGAGGATATGGCAATAGACTATCTTGGCGATAAAATTGAAATTGGCTTTAATGTAAGTTACCTCTTGGATGTTATTCAAGCGGTGAAAGATGATCATATTGTTCTAAGTTTAAAAGATAATAGCAGTTCGTGTTTAATTTCGACCGCTGACGGTCTAATTACGGCACAACATGTTGTTATGCCAATGCGACTATAGTTAATCCATGGCTATAAGCTATGCTTATAGCCATGGATTAAAATACTAATTGGCTTAGCTAGATGGTTAAAGGTATATTCAAATAGCGAGCCTGAATTTAATACAGAGGAATAAAAATGAATAAGAAACTCCTACCTCTTGCTGGTCTACTTATAGGTTTATTTGTAATTCCTAGCGCCCATGCGGTCGATCGCGGTGAACTCCTAGCTAATAGTTGTTTTTCATGCCATGGCTATGATGGTCGATTAGATAACGCAGAAATCATTCCGCTGGCTAACTACCCCGCTTCCCTTATAATCAGCCAAATGAAAGCCTATCGTGATGGTACACGTCAGGGCACGATTATGAATCGTCATGCCCGTGGTTACACCGATGAAGAAATCGAATTAATGGCAAATTACATTGGTTTACAAGGACAATAAGGAGCATATTATGAAAAAATTAAAATTATCGCGTCGTCAGGCCATCCAATTGGCGGCGGCAGGTGTTGCTATGCCAACAGCATTTGCCTTGTCAGGTTGTGAAACGACAGGTCGTAAAGGTGCTGGACATGTTGTCGTCATTGGTGGTGGCTTTGGTGGTGGTGCAACCGCAAAATATTTAAAGCGTTATAATCCAGAATTAAATGTAACAATGATCGAACCTAATACCACCTATGTAACGTGCCCTGGCTCTAACTGGGTTTTGGCGGGTTTCACTGAAATGAATGAAATCACCCACAACTATGATGCCGCTAAGAAAAATGGTATTAATGTGGTTCATGAAATGGTGGCCAATGTTGATCCGGCCAAACAGACGGTAACCCTTGCGAGTGGTAAAACCATGAGTTATGACCGTTTAGTTATGTCACCAGGTATTGACTTCAAATGGGACGTACATGCGGGCATTTCGCAAGCCGCTGAAACAGCTATGCCTCATGCCTACAAAGCCGGTCCGCAAACGTTACTATTACGTGATCAACTGCGTGCCATGCCAGACGGTGGTACATTTGTAATGGTACCGCCACCAAATCCATTCCGTTGCCCACCAGGACCTTACGAGCGTGCAGCGATGGTTGCGCATTATCTTAAAAATAATAAGCCTAAGTCTAAAATTCTAATCCTAGACCAAAAAAATGCCTTCTCTAAACAGGGTTTATTCCAAAAGGGTTGGGAGCTTAACTACGGTCAGATGATTGAATGGGTATCAATGGATGATGGCGGTCGTTTGAATAGCATTGATGTAGCTGGTAAAACCATCGATGCTGCTTATGGAAAAGTTAAAGGTGATGTCGTTAACTATATCCCACCACAGCGTGCAGGCAAGCTTGCTCAAACGACCGGCTTGACTAATGACTCTGGTTTCTGTCCGGTTAATCAGATTACTTTTGAATCAACTATTCATAAAAATATCCATGTGATTGGGGATGCTTCTATTGCCAGCCCAATGCCAAAATCTGGCCATTCCGCTGTAAGCCAAGCTAAGGCTACTGCGGCCAATATTGTTTTAGCAATGCAAGGCGAAGAGCCTATTTGGGCGAAAAATGTCAATACGTGTTACTCACTTGTAACACCAGACTATGCCATTTCTGTTGCGGCAATCTATGACATCGTTGATGGAAAGATTGCTGCTGTACAGGGTGCTGGAGGAGTTTCACCGGGCGATGCTGATGCAGAATACCGCCGAACTGAAGCAAACTACACGCGTGGTTGGTATCGTAGTATTACTGACGAGGTCTGGAGCTAATTCTTATGCTCCCCACGTTAGGGTTAATAAACCGCAGTTAATCTGCGGTTTTTTTTGCTTAACTATTACGTCGACCGACTGCTAAGTTTAGGTGCGCGTGGTAAACTAAAAGCAATTTTCATCGAGGAATAATTGGGTTATGTGCGGAATTGTTGGCGGGGTGGCTGAACGAAATTTAGTCCCAATTTTATTAGCCGGTCTGAAGCGGTTAGAGTATCGGGGTTACGATTCATCAGGACTTGCGGTGATTGATGAAAGTCAAACATTACTCCGCTACCGTGCTGAAGGAAAAATCCAGGCACTTGAACAGACCATTGCGCAACAAGCGCCCAATTTATATGGGCAAACCGGTATTGCACATACGCGCTGGGCCACTCATGGTCGTCCGGCCGAGCGAAATGCTCACCCTCATACTAGTCATGATCTTATTTCAGTGGTTCATAACGGTATCATTGAGAACTACCAGGCCTTAAAAGCGCAACTAATGGCACAAAACATCACCTTTGCGTCGGAGACGGATAGTGAAGTTATCGCACATAGCGTTTATTTAGCCTATCAGTCAGACCTGGACTTAAAAGATGCGGTTACTCAGACTGTCGCTCAGTTTGATGGTGCTTATGCACTTGGGATTGTTGCCAAAGATCAGCCGGGTCGTTTAATTGCGACCCGTAAAGGCAGTCCCTTGGTGATAGGCGTTGGTATAGGTGAGCATTTCATTGCATCGGATGTTACCGCGCTGTTACCGGTCACACAAAACTTTATCTTTTTGCAGGAAGGCGATATCGCGGATATTTACCGCGATCGGTTTGTTATTTACAACGCATCTGGTGAGGTGGTAGAGCGCCCGATGGTGCAGTCCAGCCTAAATCCAGCAGCGGTTGAATTGGGTAATCATCGCCACTTTATGCATAAGGAAATTTTTGAACAGCCGCAGGCGGTGATTGATACGTTGCAAGGCCGAATTACTGACCAAGAAGTGATTACCGAAGCTTTTGGGTTCCAGGCAGCTGACCTATTCGATCAGATAACCCAGGTGCAAATTGTGGCTTGCGGTACCAGTTACCATGCCGGCCTGGTTGCAAAATACTGGTTAGAAGATATTATTCGTCTACCTTGTCAAGTTGAGGTAGCCAGTGAGTATCGATATCGGAACCCCGTGTTACAAGATAAGACGCTGTTTGTGACTCTATCCCAGTCGGGTGAAACCGCCGACACCCTTGCCGCTTTACAATTGATTAAGCAGCAGGCTAAGCAACGTCAATTTACCCAGATAGCGACTCTGTGTATCTGTAATGTCGCCGAGTCGAGCCTAACTCGTGAATCGGATATGACCTTTTTAACCCATGCCGGACCAGAAATCGGTGTTGCCAGTACCAAAGCCTTTACCACTCAATTGGTTGCGCTGGCGCTATTGATGATGGTGTTGGGTAAACGTCATAAAACGCTGAGTGTCAAACGTGAGGCGGCAATTGTGGCGGGCTTAAAAAAATTACCCGGCTTGATTCAAAATGCACTCACGCATGAGGCGTCGATTCAGCAATTGGCCAATAGCTTTGCTGATAAGCATAATGCTCTGTTTTTAGGACGCGGCACTATGTTTCCGATTGCGCTTGAAGGCGCATTGAAACTCAAAGAAATTAGCTATATTCATGCGGAAGCCTACCCGGCGGGTGAGCTGAAACATGGCCCACTAGCCCTAGTTGATGAAATGATTCCAGTTGTTGCGATTGCGCCGCATGATGATTTGCTCGAAAAGCTGAAATCTAATTTGCAAGAGGTGAATGCACGCGGTGGTCAAATGATTGTATTTGAAGATGAGGCGTCTAACATTCAATCGGATGGCTCATTTAAAGTGCTTAAAACTACTAGTAACGTCGGTCGTATTACCGCACCGATTACGTTTAATATTCCGTTGCAGTTGTTGGCTTATCACGTAGCTCTAATACGGGGTACTGATGTTGACCAACCCCGTAATCTCGCAAAATCGGTAACAGTGGAATAAACATTAGAGCTTCTTTACGTCAAACAATGTGAATTTCTATCTGCTTGTTATAAATAACCCGGTCTAGACCTTGAGTTTAGGTCGGGTTTTTATTATATTACGCGTTATAGCCAAGCGTGCACAACGCTTTTAAAACAGGCAGATCCAGCTTTAAGCCAAGCCTGACTTAGGAGTTAAGATGAGTAATACCGGAGAATTAATCGATCCATTCCAGCGCAAAATTGAATATTTGCGCGTATCAGTGACGGATCGTTGTAATTATCGTTGCGGGTATTGTATGCCTGAGCAAGGCGTGCATCCGGAAGGCAAGCATACCGAATACTTGTCATTTGAAGAGTTAACGCGAATAATTGCGGCGTTTACGCGCTTGGGTGTGAAAAAAATTCGCTTAACCGGCGGTGAACCTTTAGTGCGCAAGGGACTGGCCGAGTTCGCTCAAGAATTAAAACGCTTACCAGGCCTGGTGGATTTAGCTTTATCGACCAATGCCCATTATCTAGACAAGCATGCGCCCCAATTAGCAGCGGCGATTGATCGGGTGAATATTTCGATGGATTCACTGGACGCGAACAAGTTTCAGCACATTACCCGTGGCGGCGACCTTGCCAAAGTTATGAACGGTATTGATGCCGCGTTGGCGCACGACATGCGCCCGGTCAAAATAAATATGGTGGTGATGAAAGGCACCAACGATGATGAAATCGAAGCGATGGTCGATTTTGGCATTCAAAAAGGGGTTGAAGTGCGCTTTATTGAAACCATGCCGATTGGCCCAGCTGGTGTGTCGATGATGGATCAACATTATGCGGCGGATGCCATCTTAAAACGGGTCAAAGATCATGTCGGCACCGATTTGATCCCATGCCAAAGTCGCTCGCATGATGGCCCGGCGCGCAATTTTAAAATCGCGGGTACTGATGCCAAAATCGGTGTTATCTCCGCAGTCTCCGATCACTTTTGTGCTAGTTGTAACCGGGTAAGATTAACCGCACGTGGGTTTTTAGCCCTGTGTTTAGGGCAAGAAGATGGTATGGATTTACGCTCGCCCCTGCGCAATGGTGCCACGGACGATGAGTTAGAAGCCTTGATTGTTAAAGCGATTACCATGAAGCCAGAGCGACACTTTTTCCGTGAGAATGTTCACAATATCGAATTTAGACAAATGGTATCTCTGGGTGGTTGAGCCGAGATGCACTGAGACAAGGAATGATGATGAGCGGTGTAAACATTTTATATTTTGCTAGTTTTCGGGAAAAGTTTGGCCAGGCACAAGAACGCTTGCCGGCCGAATTTGGTACGGTTGGTGAACTACTTAACAAACTCGCGCAACGCGGTGATGAGTGGCGCGAAACCTTGATTGAACAAGGGCGGGTACAAATTGCCGTCAACCAAGACATGGCCAATGCGGATACTCCGCTAAAAGCGGGTGATGAAGTGGCGCTTTTTCCACCAGTAACCGGGGGTTAAGTTGTGAGTAATCCCTTCGTTCGTGTTCAAGAGGCCGATTTTGATTTGACCACGGAAGTGAACTGGTTGCGCGCGCAACACAGCGATGTCGGTGCGGTGGTCAGTTTTATTGGTACTGTGCGCGATATCAACCAGGGTGATGAGGTGAATCAACTGGAGTTGGAGCACTATCCTGGTATGACGGAAAAAGCACTTGAAGCGATTCGTCAACAGGCCCACCAACGTTGGCATTTGGAATCGAGTTTGATTATTCACCGCATTGGCAAAATGCAGCCGAAAGACCAAATTGTATTGGTTGCTGTCGCCAGTCGCCATCGTGAAAATGCGTTTCATGCGGCGCATTTTATTATGGATTATTTAAAAACCAATGCACCCTTTTGGAAGAAAGAATGGACTCCTGATGGTGAACGTTGGGTTGATGCCCGACTCAGTGACGAACAAGCCATGCAGCGTTGGTTAAGTTAAGTTTTCTGTTATTTATTTACTACTGCTTTATCTGTCTTTTCCCCGCTTGCGGGGAATTTTTTTGGCCAGATAACGCCATTTTTTAAGAGTGAAACCTGATTATGAAAACGGTAGAACAAGCGTTAGAACACCTGTTGGCCCAAGTGAAGCCTCAAACGGCCACGGAAACCCGCCCACTGGCCGATGCGCTCGGTTTGGTCTTAGCGGAAGCGATTGTGTCGCCGGTCAATGTGCCGCCACACGATAACGCCATGATGGATGGTTATGCCCTATATGTTGAAGACACTTTCCCTAATGATCAGCAGGCCTGGT
This Thiomicrospira cyclica ALM1 DNA region includes the following protein-coding sequences:
- the dnaA gene encoding chromosomal replication initiator protein DnaA; the protein is MSHVWTQSLKFLEQDLNEQQFHSWIRPLKVIEDESVIRLLAPTPFILDWVNRKLMPNIQRAVAQVAPQDTPQVKLEIGDYDFDEPVTQTMPTPIAIAPAQPAAQLRVDTNKKTIKHKLNVNYIFDNFVEGKANQLAAAAARQVAENPGGSYNPFFIYGGVGLGKTHLMHAIGNALLEKNPNARVAYLHSESFVADMVNALRHNKIEEFKRFYRSLDALLIDDIQFFANKEQSQEEFFHTFNTLLEGNKQVILTSDRFPKEVDGLEDRLKSRFGWGLTIAVEPPEFEMRVAILMKKAAQANYALPEDVAFFVAKRLRGNVRELEGALKRIVAYAQFTQQTITVELVKEALKDLLALQQKMITLDNIQKTVADYYKLRVADLLSKRRSRNIARPRQVAMALAKELTHHSLPEIGDAFGGRDHTTVLHAVRTIKSMRDTDHVIDEDFSKLVRIITS
- the dnaN gene encoding DNA polymerase III subunit beta; translation: MKLTLNREQFLKGLQTVAGVVEKRQTMPVLGNFLLQINGQHLTLTGSDLEIESRAQVVIDQLEGDAFDITLPAQKLLTIVRSLPEGVSVNLTFEAQRCTLTAGRSSFKLSTLPAADYPHLDLSRVELALQMSQAQLKQMLAQTSFAMASQDVRFYLNGMLFDVSPQALRLVATDGHRLSTTALEADFASLTPMQVIVPRKGIVELGKLLQASDDLVELAFAKNYLTVKLADIVFTCKLIEGRYPDFRRVIPQNNEVAVQTDRELLRAILQRAAILSNERFKGVRMVIDNNLLTVHAQNTEQDESNEDMAIDYLGDKIEIGFNVSYLLDVIQAVKDDHIVLSLKDNSSSCLISTADGLITAQHVVMPMRL
- a CDS encoding c-type cytochrome, whose translation is MNKKLLPLAGLLIGLFVIPSAHAVDRGELLANSCFSCHGYDGRLDNAEIIPLANYPASLIISQMKAYRDGTRQGTIMNRHARGYTDEEIELMANYIGLQGQ
- a CDS encoding NAD(P)/FAD-dependent oxidoreductase, giving the protein MKKLKLSRRQAIQLAAAGVAMPTAFALSGCETTGRKGAGHVVVIGGGFGGGATAKYLKRYNPELNVTMIEPNTTYVTCPGSNWVLAGFTEMNEITHNYDAAKKNGINVVHEMVANVDPAKQTVTLASGKTMSYDRLVMSPGIDFKWDVHAGISQAAETAMPHAYKAGPQTLLLRDQLRAMPDGGTFVMVPPPNPFRCPPGPYERAAMVAHYLKNNKPKSKILILDQKNAFSKQGLFQKGWELNYGQMIEWVSMDDGGRLNSIDVAGKTIDAAYGKVKGDVVNYIPPQRAGKLAQTTGLTNDSGFCPVNQITFESTIHKNIHVIGDASIASPMPKSGHSAVSQAKATAANIVLAMQGEEPIWAKNVNTCYSLVTPDYAISVAAIYDIVDGKIAAVQGAGGVSPGDADAEYRRTEANYTRGWYRSITDEVWS
- the glmS gene encoding glutamine--fructose-6-phosphate transaminase (isomerizing); the encoded protein is MCGIVGGVAERNLVPILLAGLKRLEYRGYDSSGLAVIDESQTLLRYRAEGKIQALEQTIAQQAPNLYGQTGIAHTRWATHGRPAERNAHPHTSHDLISVVHNGIIENYQALKAQLMAQNITFASETDSEVIAHSVYLAYQSDLDLKDAVTQTVAQFDGAYALGIVAKDQPGRLIATRKGSPLVIGVGIGEHFIASDVTALLPVTQNFIFLQEGDIADIYRDRFVIYNASGEVVERPMVQSSLNPAAVELGNHRHFMHKEIFEQPQAVIDTLQGRITDQEVITEAFGFQAADLFDQITQVQIVACGTSYHAGLVAKYWLEDIIRLPCQVEVASEYRYRNPVLQDKTLFVTLSQSGETADTLAALQLIKQQAKQRQFTQIATLCICNVAESSLTRESDMTFLTHAGPEIGVASTKAFTTQLVALALLMMVLGKRHKTLSVKREAAIVAGLKKLPGLIQNALTHEASIQQLANSFADKHNALFLGRGTMFPIALEGALKLKEISYIHAEAYPAGELKHGPLALVDEMIPVVAIAPHDDLLEKLKSNLQEVNARGGQMIVFEDEASNIQSDGSFKVLKTTSNVGRITAPITFNIPLQLLAYHVALIRGTDVDQPRNLAKSVTVE
- the moaA gene encoding GTP 3',8-cyclase MoaA yields the protein MSNTGELIDPFQRKIEYLRVSVTDRCNYRCGYCMPEQGVHPEGKHTEYLSFEELTRIIAAFTRLGVKKIRLTGGEPLVRKGLAEFAQELKRLPGLVDLALSTNAHYLDKHAPQLAAAIDRVNISMDSLDANKFQHITRGGDLAKVMNGIDAALAHDMRPVKINMVVMKGTNDDEIEAMVDFGIQKGVEVRFIETMPIGPAGVSMMDQHYAADAILKRVKDHVGTDLIPCQSRSHDGPARNFKIAGTDAKIGVISAVSDHFCASCNRVRLTARGFLALCLGQEDGMDLRSPLRNGATDDELEALIVKAITMKPERHFFRENVHNIEFRQMVSLGG
- the moaD gene encoding molybdopterin converting factor subunit 1, which translates into the protein MSGVNILYFASFREKFGQAQERLPAEFGTVGELLNKLAQRGDEWRETLIEQGRVQIAVNQDMANADTPLKAGDEVALFPPVTGG
- the moaE gene encoding molybdopterin synthase catalytic subunit MoaE, yielding MSNPFVRVQEADFDLTTEVNWLRAQHSDVGAVVSFIGTVRDINQGDEVNQLELEHYPGMTEKALEAIRQQAHQRWHLESSLIIHRIGKMQPKDQIVLVAVASRHRENAFHAAHFIMDYLKTNAPFWKKEWTPDGERWVDARLSDEQAMQRWLS